A genome region from Hoplias malabaricus isolate fHopMal1 chromosome 8, fHopMal1.hap1, whole genome shotgun sequence includes the following:
- the ints12 gene encoding integrator complex subunit 12, with protein sequence MAGPVSLELDPIFLKGLGYLHSKSKDSAEKLKALLDESMSRGSDSTYRTSLKEAEAVKVSLPKINKQDSKSSSSSSSSSSSSSKSSVVEKSKKEAEKRPAEKVRFEVVEGGDLPKKPRLEKSENRSSPIAFQPKDLPLAEFSYSDETNAEDFAMEMGLVCVVCRQMTVTSGNQLVECQECHNLYHQECHKPQVTDKDVNDPRLVWYCARCTRQMKRMAQKTQKPAPKPAAAVVCAAPVLKDPLVKKPELKLKPEPPGSFQAFKRTEVKVSTAVSGSSSGGSLSSPSGSALTGWAAFTKSSTAVAGGTKLGASGGPSGSTKPQQPPAVSKPTGLSALASAKPNSKVPGSGNNGNNGNNGTIGNNGSGSVPLKPPPPLTLGKQPLSRSGSGESLGKLSSGASSPGATTGASGNNGGASVSSGGASGSNSGSNNSSGSNAAKVSADGKTPTSQESQLNAMKRLQMVKKKAAQRKLKK encoded by the exons ATGGCTGGACCAGTGAGTTTGGAACTGGACCCGATCTTCCTGAAAGGACTGGGGTACCTCCACTCCAAAAGTAAAGACTCGGCGGAGAAGCTGAAGGCTCTTCTGGATGAGTCTATGTCCAGGGGCAGTGACTCCACCTACAGGACCTCGCTCAAG GAAGCAGAGGCTGTCAAAGTGTCCCTCccgaaaataaataaacaggacTCGAaatcctcctccagctcctcgtcctcatcctcctccagcAGCAAGTCCAGCGTTGTTGAGAAGAGcaagaaagaggcagagaaacGACCTGCGGAGAAA GTGAGGTTTGAAGTCGTGGAAGGAGGAGATTTACCGAAGAAACCTCGTCTGGAAAAATCTGAGAACCGCTCGTCTCCCATTGCCTTCCAGCCCAAAGACCTGCCGCTCGCAGAGTTTAGCTACAGCGATGAGACCAACGCAGAAGACTTCGCCATGGAGATGGGGCTCGTCTGCGTCGTCTGCAG ACAGATGACGGTGACGTCGGGGAACCAGCTGGTGGAGTGTCAGGAGTGTCATAATCTGTATCACCAGGAGTGCCACAAGCCCCAGGTGACAGACAAAGACGTGAACGACCCGCGGCTGGTGTGGTACTGCGCCCGCTGCACCAGGCAGATGAAGAGGATG GCCCAGAAAACCCAGAAGCCTGCTCCGAAGCCGGCCGCTGCTGTGGTGTGTGCTGCTCCGGTTCTGAAGGATCCACTGGTAAAGAAACCCGAGCTCAAACTGAAACCTGAACCACCCGGATCCTTCCAGGCCTTCAAGAGGACAGAGGTCAAG GTGTCCACAGCGGTGTCTGGAAGCTCGTCCGGCGGGAGTTTGTCCTCCCCATCGGGCAGCGCTCTGACCGGGTGGGCTGCCTTCACTAAGTCCTCCACGGCGGTGGCTGGCGGGACCAAGCTGGGGGCTAGCGGTGGTCCATCCGGCTCCACTAAGCCCCAGCAGCCTCCAGCGGTGTCTAAACCCACCGGGCTTTCCGCTCTCGCCAGTGCCAAGCCCAACTCCAAGGTCCCGGGGTCTGGAAATAACGGGAACAACGGGAATAACGGGACTATTGGGAATAACGGCTCAGGGTCAGTCCCTCTGAAGCCGCCTCCTCCGCTGACCCTCGGCAAACAGCCCCTCAGCCGCTCGGGAAGTGGAGAAAGCCTCGGGAAACTCTCCTCTGGGGCTTCGTCTCCGGGAGCGACGACCGGAGCGTCTGGAAATAACGGAGGAGCGTCTGTGAGTAGCGGGGGAGCATCCGGGAGCAACAGCGGCAGCAATAACAGCAGCGGGAGCAACGCGGCCAAAGTTTCAGCCGATGGAAAAACCCCCACGTCCCAGGAGTCCCAGCTCAACGCCATGAAGCGCCTCCAGATGGTGAAGAAGAAAGCGGCTCAGAGGAAACTGAAGAAATAA